Proteins from a single region of Armatimonadia bacterium:
- a CDS encoding MIP/aquaporin family protein encodes MASTRARTLEGQGWRDVELVRQCSAEVLGTFILVFFGVGSVHVAVLTGAQVGLWQVAIVWGVGIALAIYATGAISGAHLNPAVTLALATYRGFPWRKVVPYVLAQLLGAVLAGVLLYGMFHGVISGFEASKGLVRGEAGSELSAMVYGEYFPHPAMVLSVPGLRTVTMPLAMAAEALGTAFLVFVILAVTDERNTGRPASHLAPLFIGLTVSALISLLAPISQAGFNPARDFGPRIVAYLAGWRSIAIPGPEGGFFTVYVLGPCLGALVGGAAYQCILRRAMPSQDSCSSPADLCE; translated from the coding sequence ATGGCTAGTACGAGAGCCAGGACGCTCGAAGGACAAGGGTGGCGTGACGTCGAGCTCGTCCGCCAGTGTTCTGCGGAGGTCCTGGGGACCTTCATCCTGGTGTTCTTTGGCGTTGGTTCGGTACACGTGGCCGTCCTCACCGGCGCACAGGTTGGGCTCTGGCAAGTGGCCATCGTGTGGGGGGTAGGCATTGCGCTGGCGATCTACGCGACGGGGGCGATCAGTGGCGCCCACCTCAACCCGGCAGTCACGCTGGCCCTGGCGACGTACCGTGGTTTTCCATGGCGTAAGGTGGTGCCCTACGTTCTTGCCCAGCTCCTTGGCGCGGTTCTGGCGGGCGTCCTGCTGTATGGCATGTTCCATGGCGTGATCAGCGGCTTCGAGGCGTCGAAAGGTCTGGTTCGTGGCGAGGCGGGCAGTGAGCTGTCGGCCATGGTGTACGGGGAGTACTTCCCGCACCCAGCCATGGTGCTGTCAGTACCGGGGCTGCGAACGGTGACCATGCCACTGGCGATGGCCGCCGAAGCTCTGGGCACCGCCTTCCTGGTCTTCGTGATTCTTGCGGTGACCGATGAGCGGAACACGGGCCGTCCTGCAAGCCACCTTGCCCCCTTGTTCATCGGCCTGACGGTGTCCGCGCTGATCTCCCTCCTTGCTCCGATCTCCCAGGCCGGTTTCAACCCCGCGCGCGACTTCGGGCCACGCATCGTGGCCTACCTTGCCGGATGGCGGTCGATTGCGATTCCCGGACCGGAGGGCGGGTTTTTCACGGTCTACGTTCTTGGGCCTTGCCTTGGCGCGCTGGTCGGTGGTGCGGCCTATCAGTGCATCCTGCGCAGGGCGATGCCCTCACAGGACAGTTGCTCGTCCCCGGCTGATCTGTGCGAGTGA